The following are encoded together in the Enterobacteriaceae endosymbiont of Plateumaris sericea genome:
- the lpdA gene encoding dihydrolipoyl dehydrogenase, translating into MSTKIKTSVVVIGGGPAGYSAAFRCSDLGIKTIIVENYLNLGGVCLNVGCIPSKTLLHIAKLIKENKNFFQKGILNNVPDLNIKKIIFWKDKIIKKLSDGLQFLANTRKVDIINGIGIFETPNILNINNHNDKYQIEFEHAIIATGSHPVKLPFVPYGDDRIWNSTDALLLKKIPKKLLILGGGIIGLEMATIYHALGSEINIIEMSNKILPLVDDDIMNIYNNSIKNEFNIMLNTKIISIDNNKNFLQVHMTNDNHKSIFSKQYDVILTAVGRIPNSNFISNNLFNIEINNDNFIKVDNQMRTNIPNIYAIGDVIGHPMLAHKGIHEGHLVAEIIAGKNHFFIPKVIPSIAYTDPEIGWVGITEKDAKIKNINYGISSLPWNSLGRGLCSNAENGLTKLIFDKNTNKIIGGLVIGYNAGELLGEISLAIEMGCDAEDISLTIHAHPTFYESIGITTEIFLGLATDVLNKK; encoded by the coding sequence ATGAGTACAAAAATTAAAACTTCAGTAGTTGTAATAGGAGGAGGACCTGCAGGATATTCTGCTGCATTTCGTTGTAGTGATTTAGGTATAAAAACTATAATAGTAGAAAATTATTTAAATTTAGGTGGTGTATGTTTAAATGTTGGATGTATACCTTCTAAAACATTATTACATATAGCAAAATTAATAAAAGAAAATAAAAATTTTTTTCAAAAAGGTATTTTAAATAATGTTCCAGATTTAAATATAAAAAAAATTATTTTTTGGAAAGATAAAATAATAAAAAAATTATCTGACGGGTTACAATTTCTTGCAAATACTAGAAAAGTAGATATTATTAATGGCATAGGAATTTTTGAAACACCAAATATTCTTAACATAAATAATCATAATGATAAATATCAAATAGAATTTGAACATGCTATTATTGCTACAGGATCACATCCTGTAAAATTACCATTTGTACCTTACGGTGATGATCGAATATGGAATTCGACAGATGCTTTATTATTAAAAAAAATTCCTAAAAAACTATTAATTTTAGGAGGAGGAATTATTGGTTTAGAAATGGCAACTATTTACCATGCTTTAGGTTCAGAAATTAATATTATTGAAATGTCAAATAAAATATTACCATTAGTTGATGATGATATTATGAATATATATAATAATAGTATTAAAAATGAATTTAATATCATGTTAAATACAAAAATTATATCTATAGATAATAATAAAAATTTCTTACAAGTTCATATGACTAATGATAATCATAAATCTATTTTTTCTAAGCAATATGATGTTATTTTAACAGCTGTAGGAAGAATACCAAATTCAAATTTTATTAGTAACAATTTATTTAATATTGAAATTAATAATGATAACTTTATTAAAGTTGATAATCAAATGAGAACTAATATTCCTAATATTTATGCTATAGGAGATGTTATAGGTCATCCTATGTTAGCTCATAAAGGAATACATGAAGGTCATTTAGTAGCAGAAATTATTGCTGGTAAAAATCATTTTTTTATTCCAAAGGTAATACCTTCTATTGCTTATACTGATCCAGAAATAGGTTGGGTAGGAATAACAGAAAAAGATGCAAAAATAAAAAACATAAATTATGGAATTTCTTCTTTACCATGGAATTCTTTAGGTAGAGGATTATGTTCTAATGCAGAAAATGGTTTAACAAAATTAATTTTTGATAAAAATACTAATAAAATTATAGGTGGATTAGTTATTGGATATAATGCTGGTGAATTATTAGGAGAAATTAGTTTAGCTATAGAAATGGGATGTGATGCAGAAGATATATCATTAACTATACATGCTCATCCAACATTTTATGAATCTATAGGAATAACTACAGAAATATTTTTAGGATTAGCAACCGATGTATTAAATAAAAAATAA
- a CDS encoding 2-oxo acid dehydrogenase subunit E2, which translates to MNIEIKLPDIGIEEMKVTDILVKEGDNIHKDESIIVIEGEKTSMDIPSTQNGIVKKIKVSIGDIIHTGSIILELSNNIIQNNNDNIIQNKNFKEKNNINNINTINKIIIPNMNNGLMKIIKIFVKEGDKIYKDNPLITLKNKITNINLPSLYNGFIKKIMIKTGDTVRSGDTIMLVSHDICNNIQENNINKNSLLNINNFFKKNSIHASPSIRKMARQLNINLLNIKGSGNKNRILKEDLLKYISINNNQNNISLSSSSTYFKKFGEIEEKEMNHIQKISSINLTKNWMNIPHVTQHIEADITTLESFRIQKNNELNKNNQNIKITLLSFLIKISVSALKKYPIFNASLLDNKKIILKKYYNIGIAMNTDQGLLVPIIFNLMHKNIIDISQELILLYNKAISGKLIPSDMHGGCFTLSNLGKKPGAFFTPIINSPEIAILGISQANIKPIWNGKKFIPRLMLPLSLSYDHRVINGVEAITFLNYICDLIYDIRNLLM; encoded by the coding sequence ATGAATATAGAAATAAAATTACCAGATATAGGAATTGAAGAAATGAAGGTTACTGATATTCTAGTAAAAGAAGGAGATAATATACATAAAGATGAATCTATTATTGTTATAGAAGGAGAAAAAACTTCTATGGATATACCTTCAACACAAAATGGTATTGTAAAAAAAATTAAAGTATCAATTGGAGATATAATACATACTGGTAGTATAATTTTAGAATTGAGTAATAATATTATTCAAAATAATAATGATAATATTATTCAAAATAAAAATTTTAAAGAAAAAAATAATATTAATAATATTAATACAATTAATAAAATAATTATTCCTAATATGAATAATGGATTAATGAAAATAATTAAAATTTTTGTAAAAGAAGGAGATAAAATTTATAAAGATAATCCGTTAATAACATTAAAAAATAAGATAACTAATATAAATTTACCTTCACTTTATAATGGTTTTATAAAAAAAATAATGATTAAAACAGGTGATACTGTTAGATCAGGTGATACTATCATGTTAGTATCTCATGATATTTGTAATAATATACAAGAAAATAATATAAATAAAAATTCTTTATTAAATATAAATAATTTTTTTAAAAAAAACAGTATTCATGCTTCTCCTTCTATAAGAAAAATGGCAAGACAATTAAATATTAATTTATTAAATATAAAAGGTAGTGGTAATAAAAATAGGATTTTAAAAGAAGATTTATTGAAATATATTTCAATAAATAATAATCAAAATAATATTTCTCTTTCATCATCTTCTACTTATTTTAAAAAATTTGGAGAAATAGAAGAAAAAGAAATGAATCATATTCAAAAAATATCAAGTATAAATTTGACCAAAAATTGGATGAATATTCCTCATGTTACACAACATATTGAAGCTGATATAACTACATTAGAATCATTTCGCATTCAAAAAAATAATGAATTAAATAAAAACAACCAAAATATTAAAATTACATTATTAAGTTTTTTAATTAAAATATCTGTAAGTGCTTTAAAAAAATATCCTATATTTAATGCTTCTTTATTAGATAATAAAAAAATAATTTTAAAAAAATATTATAATATAGGTATTGCTATGAATACTGATCAAGGATTATTAGTACCTATTATATTTAATTTAATGCATAAAAATATTATTGATATTTCACAGGAATTAATTTTATTATATAATAAAGCTATATCAGGTAAACTAATTCCTAGTGATATGCATGGTGGATGTTTTACATTATCTAATTTAGGTAAAAAACCTGGTGCTTTTTTTACTCCTATCATTAATTCACCAGAAATAGCAATTTTAGGAATATCTCAAGCTAACATTAAACCTATATGGAATGGAAAAAAATTTATTCCTCGTCTTATGTTACCATTATCTTTATCTTATGATCATAGAGTTATAAATGGTGTTGAAGCAATTACTTTTTTAAATTATATTTGTGATTTAATATATGATATTAGAAATTTATTAATGTAG
- the aceE gene encoding pyruvate dehydrogenase (acetyl-transferring), homodimeric type, with protein MSDNLHNDVDPIETNDWMQSIISVIKEEGIERAKFILKKLITHANKYGVILEKKNNNYINTIPLEKEPIYPGNIILEKKIRSFIRWNAIMMVLRASKKNLDLGGHISSFQSAAHIYEVCFNHFFQASNENNSGDLIYFQGHISPGIYSRAFIEGRLNINHLNNFRQEVLGDGLSSYPHPKLMPNFWQFPTVSMGLGPIAAIYQAKFLKYLKNRKLKDTSKQKVFTFIGDGEMDEPESKGVINIAVREKLDNLIFIVNCNLQRLDGPVYGNGKIINELENIFYGAGWEVIKVIWGHNWDLLLKKDQTGKLIQLMNETIDGDYQNFKSKNGNYIRKNFFGKYQQTLDLVKDMSDKEIEQLNYGGHDSKKIYAAFKKAYSIKNKPTIILIHTIKGYGLGNIAESKNIAHQIKKMDLNTIKYIKDRLNIPINDIDLHSLPYIFFSKDSKEYQYIHHKRKKLGGYIPSRRKNFSEKLKLPSLSDFNSLFKKQDKKISTTIAFIRILNIMLRNNNIKNRIVPIIADEARTFGMEGLFRQIGIYNSNGLNYIPQDIDLLAYYKEDKKGQILQEGINESGAFASWLAVATSYSTNNFPMIPFYIYYSMFGFQRIGDFCWAAGDQQARGFLIGATSGRTTLNGEGLQHEDGHSHIHSLTIPNCISYDPAYAYEIAIIIYNGLQRMYGQKQENIYYYITTTNENYYMPELILNSNIEYGICKGIYKLKEIKGYTTIQLLGSGSILRHVIKAGELLYTEYNIGSNIFSVTSFTELAREGQDCDRWNMLHPLEKNRIPYITSVMNNEPTVATTDYMKLFAEQVRKYIPSNNYIVLGTDGFGRSDSRKNLREFFEINKLYIVLATLNMLVKLNLINKKLILHFIKKYNININKNNPRIS; from the coding sequence ATGTCAGATAATTTACATAATGACGTGGATCCAATTGAAACTAATGATTGGATGCAATCTATAATATCAGTTATAAAAGAAGAAGGTATTGAAAGAGCTAAATTTATACTTAAAAAATTAATAACACATGCTAATAAATATGGAGTAATTTTAGAAAAAAAAAATAATAATTATATTAACACTATTCCATTAGAAAAAGAACCTATATATCCTGGAAATATTATTTTAGAAAAAAAAATAAGATCTTTTATTCGTTGGAATGCAATTATGATGGTTTTAAGAGCTTCAAAAAAAAATTTAGATTTAGGTGGTCATATTTCATCTTTTCAATCTGCAGCACATATTTATGAAGTTTGTTTTAATCATTTTTTTCAAGCATCTAACGAAAATAATAGTGGAGATTTAATTTATTTTCAAGGACATATTTCTCCTGGAATATATTCCAGAGCTTTTATTGAGGGAAGATTAAATATAAATCATCTTAATAATTTTCGTCAAGAAGTATTAGGTGATGGTTTATCATCATATCCACATCCTAAACTTATGCCTAATTTTTGGCAATTTCCTACTGTATCTATGGGATTAGGTCCTATAGCAGCAATATATCAAGCAAAATTTTTAAAATATCTTAAAAATAGAAAATTAAAAGATACATCGAAACAAAAAGTATTTACATTTATAGGTGATGGTGAAATGGATGAACCTGAATCTAAAGGTGTTATTAACATAGCAGTTCGTGAAAAATTAGATAATTTAATTTTTATTGTAAATTGTAATTTACAACGTTTAGATGGTCCTGTTTATGGTAATGGTAAAATTATTAATGAATTAGAAAATATTTTTTATGGCGCTGGATGGGAAGTTATAAAAGTAATTTGGGGTCATAATTGGGATTTATTATTAAAAAAAGATCAAACTGGAAAATTAATCCAATTAATGAATGAAACAATTGATGGAGATTATCAAAATTTTAAATCTAAAAATGGTAATTATATAAGAAAAAATTTTTTTGGAAAATATCAACAAACATTAGATCTTGTAAAAGATATGTCTGATAAAGAAATAGAACAATTAAATTATGGTGGACATGATTCAAAAAAAATTTATGCTGCATTTAAAAAAGCATACAGCATTAAAAATAAACCTACAATAATATTAATACATACAATTAAAGGATATGGACTAGGAAATATAGCAGAAAGTAAAAATATAGCACATCAAATAAAAAAAATGGATTTAAATACAATTAAATATATTAAAGATCGCTTAAATATACCAATTAATGATATAGATTTACATTCTTTACCTTATATATTTTTTAGCAAAGATTCTAAAGAATATCAATATATTCATCATAAAAGAAAAAAATTAGGAGGATATATTCCTTCTAGAAGAAAAAATTTTAGTGAAAAATTAAAATTACCATCTTTATCTGATTTTAATTCTTTATTCAAAAAACAAGATAAAAAAATATCTACTACTATAGCATTTATAAGAATATTAAACATAATGCTAAGAAATAATAATATTAAAAATAGAATTGTACCTATTATTGCAGACGAAGCACGTACATTTGGTATGGAAGGTTTATTTAGACAAATAGGAATTTATAATTCTAATGGATTAAATTATATACCACAAGATATAGATTTATTAGCTTATTATAAAGAAGATAAAAAAGGACAAATTTTACAAGAAGGTATAAATGAATCAGGAGCGTTTGCTTCTTGGTTAGCTGTAGCTACATCTTATTCTACTAATAATTTTCCTATGATACCATTTTATATTTATTATTCTATGTTTGGATTTCAAAGAATAGGTGATTTTTGTTGGGCTGCTGGAGATCAACAAGCTCGAGGATTTTTAATAGGAGCAACTTCTGGACGAACTACATTAAATGGTGAAGGATTACAACATGAAGATGGTCATAGTCATATTCATTCTTTAACTATTCCTAATTGTATTTCATATGATCCTGCATATGCATATGAAATAGCCATAATTATATATAATGGTTTACAAAGAATGTATGGTCAGAAACAAGAAAATATATATTATTACATTACTACTACAAATGAAAATTATTATATGCCTGAATTAATTCTTAATTCAAATATTGAATATGGTATATGTAAAGGAATTTATAAACTAAAAGAAATAAAAGGATATACAACTATTCAATTATTAGGTTCAGGATCAATATTACGTCATGTTATTAAAGCTGGAGAATTATTATATACAGAATATAATATAGGATCTAATATTTTTAGTGTAACTTCTTTTACAGAATTAGCTAGAGAGGGTCAAGATTGTGATAGATGGAATATGTTACATCCGTTAGAAAAAAATCGTATTCCATATATTACAAGTGTAATGAATAATGAACCAACAGTTGCTACAACTGATTATATGAAACTTTTTGCAGAACAAGTTCGTAAATATATACCATCAAATAATTATATTGTTTTAGGAACAGATGGTTTTGGTCGTTCTGATAGTCGTAAAAATTTACGTGAATTTTTTGAAATTAATAAATTATATATTGTTTTAGCAACATTAAATATGTTAGTTAAATTAAATTTAATTAATAAAAAATTAATATTACATTTTATTAAAAAATATAATATTAATATTAATAAAAATAATCCTAGAATATCATAA